Proteins found in one Fusarium oxysporum Fo47 chromosome V, complete sequence genomic segment:
- a CDS encoding nucleotide-diphospho-sugar transferase, translating to MADSESRKRAVDSPKVWTSLITNLDYLPGLLTLEHSLRAAKSRYPLVALYTDSFPPEGHTALRARGIAVQHIPYLLPTKGKDYSNDPRFYDCWSKLAPFSLTEYERVVQLDSDMLVLRNMDELMDLELDPPSIAETGDKTVSKRVFAAGHACVCNPLKKPHYPKDWIPENCAFTSQHSNPDAAQTEAADPSVGPLGFMNGGLQVVNPSQGLYAQILAHMEADAANMDFADQSLLSDLYRERWVPLPYIYNALKTLRWKGVHDAIWRDESVKNIHYILSPKPWDEINEKGEWTGKEESHKWWVDANRVRKELEKEKGAPDDGF from the exons ATGGCAGACTCAGAATCCCGGAAACGAGCTGTCGACTCGCCTAAAG TCTGGACAAGTCTTATCACGAACCTGGATTACTTGCCCGGTCTTCTCACCCTCGAACATTCTCTTCGCGCCGCCAAATCTCGTTACCCTCTTGTGGCACTATATACCGATTCATTCCCCCCTGAAGGTCACACAGCTCTCCGTGCTCGTGGCATTGCCGTTCAGCACATTCCATACTTACTGCCAACCAAAGGCAAGGACTACTCCAATGACCCACGGTTCTACGATTGTTGGAGCAAGCTTGCGCCTTTCTCTTTGACCGAATATGAGCGCGTCGTCCAGCTCGACTCGGACATGCTTGTTTTGCGCAACATGGACGAGCTGATGGATCTCGAGCTGGACCCTCCTTCGATTGCTGAGACTGGTGATAAGACCGTCAGCAAGCGTGTCTTTGCAGCCGGTCATGCCTGTGTATGCAATCCCCTCAAGAAGCCTCACTATCCAAAGGACTGGATTCCTGAGAATTGCGCATTTACCTCACAACACTCGAATCCCGATGCCGCGCAAACTGAGGCTGCCGATCCGTCAGTCGGACCCTTGGGCTTTATGAACGGTGGTTTGCAGGTCGTCAATCCTTCTCAGGGCCTCTATGCGCAAATTTTGGCGCATATGGAGGCCGACGCCGCCAATATGGATTTTGCAGACCAGTCACTTCTCTCAGACTTATATCGTGAGCGATGGGTTCCTTTGCCGTACATTTATAACGCGCTCAAGACGCTACGATGGAAAGGAGTCCATGATGCTATTTGGAGGGATGAGAGCGTCAAGAACATTCACTACATCTTAAGCCCTAAACCTTGGGATGAGATTAATGAGAAGGGTGAGTGGACGGGTAAGGAAGAGAGTCACAAGTGGTGGGTTGATGCGAACCGTGTCAGAAAAGAGTTggagaaagagaagggagCCCCTGATGATGGCTTTTAA
- a CDS encoding RNA export factor GLE2, which produces MSTLFGGASAAATTSNTVGDLKQDVALSDPPTDTISDLSFSPAPNGPDFLAISSWDNKVRIYEIAANGQSQGRHAYEHSQPVLNCDFSKDGTKVASAGADKNVKVCDLASQQDVVIGTHDQPVRTCRFFLNDGNPMVVSGSWDKTIKYWDLRQQGPAATVQCQERVYTMDVRDNLCVVGTADRYINVIDLKNPTKFYKTLQSPLKWQTRVVSCFTDSAGFAIGSIEGRCAIQYVEDKDSSSNFSFKCHRDPPANSVTNVYAVNDISFHPVHGTFSTAGSDGTFHFWDKDAKHRLKGYPNVGGSITSTTFNKNGSIFAYAVGYDWAKGYQHNTQNYPIKVMLHPVNQDECKPRPSLKKR; this is translated from the exons ATGTCGACCCTTTTTGGCGGTGCCTCGGCCGCAGCGACGACAAGCAACACTGTTGGCGATCTCAAGCAAGACGTCGCGCTCTCCGACCCCCCTACCGATACCATCTCCGACCTTTCCTTCTCCCCTGCGCCAAACGGACCTGACTTCCTCGCCATTTCCAGTTGGGATAACAAAGTCCGCATTTACGAGATTGCCGCCAATGGCCAGAGTCAGGGCCGACACGCCTACGAACACAGCCAACCTGTGTTGAACTGCGACTTCTCCAAG GATGGAACAAAAGTCGCCTCTGCCGGCGCCGACAAGAACGTCAAGGTCTGCGATCTTGCCTCCCAGCAGGACGTCGTTATCGGCACACACGACCAGCCAGTGCGAACATGTCGATTCTTCCTGAACGATGGTAACCCCATGGTGGTTTCGGGCTCGTGGGATAAGACGATCAAGTACTGGGATCTTAGACAACAGGGACCTGCGGCAACCGTACAATGCCAGGAGCGAGTTTATACGATGGACGTCCGCGATAATCTCTGCGTTGTCGGCACCGCCGATCGATACATCAATGTTATTGATCTCAAGAACCCTACCAAATTCTACAAAACCCTGCAGAGCCCTCTCAAGTGGCAGACCAGGGTGGTTAGCTGCTTTACGGACTCTGCTGGTTTTGCTATCGGTAGTATCGAGGGTCGTTGCGCTATCCAATACGTCGAAGACAAGGACTCCAG CTCCAACTTCTCTTTCAAGTGTCATCGCGACCCCCCAGCCAACAGCGTCACCAATGTCTACGCCGTCAACGATATTTCTTTCCACCCCGTCCATGGCACATTCAGCACTGCTGGTTCCGATGGAACATTCCACTTCTGGGACAAGGACGCCAAGCACCGTCTCAAGGGCTACCCTAACGTTGGTGGCAGCATCACTTCCACAACCTTCAACAAGAACGGTTCCATCTTCGCCTATGCTGTAGGCTACGACTGGGCCAAGGGCTACCAGCACAACACTCAGAACTACCCTATCAAGGTGATGCTGCACCCTGTCAACCAGGACGAGTGCAAGCCCAGACCATCGCTCAAGAAGCGATAA
- a CDS encoding GHMP kinase, which yields MESFIIKTPSSSANIGPGFDVIGLALSVYLELHVTIDRSKTKSEHPLNCKITYEGEGEDEISLDPQVNLITRVALYVLRCNDQRAFPVETHVHVKNPIPLGRGLGSSGAAVVAGVALGKEVGGLKHLDNDRLFDYCLMIERHPDNVGAALYGGFVGTYLKPLTPEDVARTEIPLSEVLPAPAGGEDTGKKPPNPPYGIGHHIKFPWAKEIKAVAIIPDFQVATHAARGVLPANYTRPDVVFNLQRIALLPVALGQSPPDPELIHLAMQDKIHQPYRQTLIPGLTEIVETMSPKTDEGFLGVCLSGAGPTILALATHNFEAIAAKIIAKLREHNEKKDLPCQWMVLEPAEGTHVIRS from the exons aTGGAatcattcatcatcaagacccCCAGCTCCAGCGCAAACATCGGCCCTGGCTTTGATGTCATTGGCCTTGCTCTGTCCGTCTACCTTGAGCTTCATGTAACCATCGATCGGTCAAAGACAAAGTCCGAGCACCCGCTCAACTGCAAGATCACATACGAGGGAGAGGGCGAGGATGAGATCAGCCTTGACCCCCAGGTCAACCTTATCACACGTGTAGCGCTCTATGTCCTGCGCTGCAACGACCAGAGGGCGTTCCCCGTTGAGACCCACGTGCATGTCAAGAACCCTATTCCTCTAGGTCGTGGCCTTGGTAGCTCAGGTGCcgctgttgttgctggcgtTGCTCTGGGCAAGGAAGTTGGAGGATTGAAGCACCTCGACAATGACCGACTATTTGACTACTGTCTCATGATTG AGAGACATCCTGACAATGTCGGAGCTGCCCTCTACGGAGGTTTTGTCGGAACATATCTCAAGCCCTTGACTCCCGAAGACGTTGCCCGAACCGAAATTCCGCTTAGTGAAGTTCTACCTGCGCCAGCCGGAGGTGAGGACACGGGCAAGAAGCCACCGAACCCTCCCTACGGAATTGGTCACCATATCAAGTTCCCATGggccaaggagatcaaggctgttgCTATTATCCCTGACTTCCAGGTTGCTACGCATGCTGCACGAGGAGTGCTACCTGCGAACTACACTCGTCCCGATGTG GTCTTCAACCTGCAGAGAATTGCTCTTCTGCCCGTCGCCCTGGGCCAGTCCCCTCCCGATCCCGAGCTCATCCATCTTGCCATGCAAGACAAGATTCACCAACCCTACCGCCAGACTCTCATCCCCGGTCTGACCGAGATCGTCGAAACAATGTCTCCCAAGACCGACGAAGGCTTCCTCGGTGTCTGTCTATCTGGCGCTGGTCCTACCATTCTGGCTCTTGCTACGCACAACTTTGAGGCTATCGCCGCTAAGATTATCGCTAAGCTGCGAGAAcacaacgagaagaaggatctACCGTGCCAATGGATGGTGCTTGAACCCGCGGAGGGCACCCATGTCATTCGCTCATGA
- a CDS encoding Cerato-platanin — protein MKLSGVLSALALTSAVSATTVSYDTGYDDKSRPMTAVSCSDGKNGLITKYGWKTQGNVPTKYVGGVNIIEGWNSANCGGCYRLEYKGKKINVLAIDHAASGFNIGLDAMNALTNGQAVKLGRINAQVYHANPSDCGLKK, from the exons ATGAAGCTGTCCGGTGTCCTCTCTGCTCTTGCTCTCACCTCCGCCGTCTCGGCCACCACTG TCTCCTACGACACTGGCTACGATGACAAGTCCCGCCCCATGACTGCTGTCTCTTGCTCTGATGGCAAGAACGGTCTCATCACCAAGTATGGCTGGAAGACTCAGGGCAACGTCCCTACCAAGTACGTCGGTGGTGTCAACATCATCGAGGGCTGGAACTCCGCCAACTGTGGTGGCTGCTACCGCCTCGAGtacaagggcaagaagatcaatGTCCTCGCTATCGATCACGCTGCCTCTGGCTTCAACATTGGACTCGATGCCATGAACGCCCTCACAAACGGCCAGGCCGTCAAGCTCGGCCGCATCAACGCCCAGGTCTACCACGCCAACCCTTCTGACTGCGGTCTCAAGAAGTAA
- a CDS encoding NADP-dependent oxidoreductase domain-containing protein, whose amino-acid sequence MPLVTQNVKPRVILGLMTFGPPGSEQLDARIFDPETYNKALDIFQSKGYNEVDTARIYVGGKQEGWTGSQTNWKERGLTVDTKVKYPVQPGENTYDKVIESVETSLKELGTDCIDLLYLHRPDRGTPFQETLEAINKLHKDGKFVKFGISNFTAYEVAEVVMICKYNNWVRPTVYQGMYNCLTRSIEAELFVACRRYGLDIVVYNPIAGGLLSGKIKSMDIKPESGRFSDQSKIGTAYRQRYFRESTFKALKAIEEATEKNGLSMLETALRWIIHHSGLKVTNGNDGIIIGMSNIQQLEQNLELVEKGPLPDEVVKALDQAWLYSKADTANYWHGDLEYTYDVHEALFACSPVDSRFNNDGTVLETPPRCWSPALQRSKPPAKSGSTHSLPSPFMPRRDTSDQEVRLLQGRNRSSTDSDSSTSSSDDTTCEPGPSSTARPNVVGARGTAEPPSDASDLDTKRHDPKNTKIHSDSEWLELDNMDPNDLRRPHYHRHGDGKSGTPLLYKEDDPERGRAGYSPPNDGSKGSREPSEDDLPYHPRESMGRPSLSRRSTMRSRSPQTAAAVAEDSTKKRYTYAGFFLIISLIAFCVQTELSAYIQHDLGWDKAYCMMYFTHGSWVVLWPVQLLILRFQKRDVPWPVFWKRHKQQLRTTAIMIEKQTLDVFHISVQHRARPVRYFVRFTAIITCSLTVAGLSWYIAVSLTTPSDLTAIYNCSAFFAYVFSVPLLREPLRLDKSVAVLIAIGGVLVVAYGDTKEGGESVEAGNRFLGNLVIGVGSVLYGLYEVLYKRYACPPEGCSPGRGMIFANTFGSLIGLFTLTVLWLPLPILDWLNIEKFEIPAASTCWLILLAVLSNATFSGSFLVLISLTSPVLSSVAALLTIFIVAIVDWMITGEPLSFAAIVGGAMIIVAFLGLTWSTYREMKEHAAMEPVPDFSDSDKDGDIDSDED is encoded by the exons ATGCCTCTCGTAACCCAGAACGTCAAGCCTCGTGTTATCCTGGGTCTAATGACCTTTGGACCCCCTGGTAGTGAACAGCTCGATGCGCGTATCTTTGACCCTGAAACTTACAACAAGGCTCTTGACATCTTTCAAAGTAAGGGTTACAACGAAGTCGACACTGCCCGCATCTATGTTGGCGGCAAACAGGAGGGCTGGACTGGCTCGCAGACCAACTGGAAAGAGAGAGGACTTACTGTGGACACAAAGGTCAAGTATCCTGTCCAGCCTGGCGAGAACACATACGACAAGGTCATCGAGTCGGTTGAGACCAGTCTGAAGGAGCTGGGAACCGACTGCATCGAT CTGCTCTACCTCCATCGTCCTGACCGCGGCACTCCTTTCCAAGAAACCCTCGAAGCTATCAACAAGCTACACAAGGATGGAAAGTTCGTCAAGTTCGGTATCAGCAACTTCACGGCGTACGAGGTCGCAGAAGTTGTCATGATTTGCAAGTACAACAACTGGGTCCGGCCCACGGTCTACCAGGGCATGTACAACTGTCTCACCCGTTCCATCGAGGCAGAGCTTTTTGTAGCCTGCAGGAGATACGGCCTCGACATCGTTGTGTACAACCCAATCGCTGGTGGTCTCCTGTctggcaagatcaagtcGATGGACATCAAGCCTGAGAGCGGCCGCTTTTCTGATCAGAGCAAGATTGGTACGGCATATCGTCAGCGATACTTCAGAGAGAGCACATTCAAGGCTCTGAAGGCTATTGAGGAAGCTACGGAGAAGAACGGACTGAGCATGCTTGAGACAGCATTGCGATGGATAATCCACCACTCCGGACTAAAAGTCACAAACGGTAACGATGGAATTATCATTGGTATGTCCAACATCCAGCAGCTCGAGCAGAACCTTGAGCTCGTTGAAAAGGGACCTCTGCCCGACGAGGTGGTAAAGGCACTTGACCAGGCGTGGCTGTACTCCAAGGCAGATACGGCCAACTACTGGCATGGGGATTTGGAATATACATATGATGTACACGAGGCTCTGTTTG CCTGTTCTCCGGTGGATTCCAGGTTCAACAATGACGGCACCGTGCTGGAAACCCCCCCGCGCTGTTGGTCCCCTGCGCTACAGCGGAGCAAGCCCCCTGCAAAATCGGG aAGTACCCATTCCCTTCCCTCTCCCTTCATGCCTCGGCGTGATACCAGTGACCAAGAAGTCCGCCTTCTGCAAGGTCGCAATCGATCGTCTACAGACTCGgattcttcaacatcatctAGCGACGACACCACATGCGAACCAGGCCCATCTTCGACTGCCAGACCAAACGTTGTTGGCGCCCGTGGCACCGCCGAGCCTCCGAGCGACGCTTCCGATCTTGACACGAAGCGCCACGATCCTAAGAATACAAAGATCCATAGTGACAGCGAGTGGTTGGAATTGGACAATATGGATCCCAATGACCTTCGCCGTCCTCATTACCATCGTCATGGCGATGGTAAATCTGGAACTCCTCTCCTTTACAAGGAAGATGACCCAGAGCGCGGCCGCGCTGGTTACTCGCCTCCTAATGATGGATCAAAGGGGTCAAGGGAGCCCAGCGAAGACGATCTCCCATATCATCCCAGAGAATCAATGGGAAGACCAAGTCTCAGTCGGCGATCAACGATGCGCAGTCGAAGCCCTCAAACCGCCGCCGCTGTTGCCGAAGATTCGACCAAGAAGAGGTACACGTACGCAGGATTCTTCCTCATTATCAGTCTGATCGCATTCTGCGTTCAGACAGAGCTGAGCGCATACATCCAACACGACCTTGGCTGGGACAAGGCTTACTGTATGATGTACTTTACACACGGTTCTTGGGTTGTGTTATGGCCAGTTCAGCTCCTTATTTTGCGCTTCCAGAAGCGCGATGTACCATGGCCAGTATTCTGGAAGCGACATAAACAGCAATTACGCACCACCGCCATTATGATCGAAAAGCAGACCTTGGATGTATTTCATATATCGGTTCAACATCGCGCGCGACCCGTTCGTTATTTTGTTCGATTCACTGCCATCATTACCTGCTCACTGACCGTCGCTGGTTTGAGTTGGTACATTGCCGTTAGTCTGACAACGCCATCGGATCTGACGGCCATTTACAATTGCTCCGCCTTCTTCGCATACGTATTTTCCGTTCCACTTCTTCGCGAGCCCCTTCGACTCGACAAGTCGGTTGCTGTTCTGATCGCTATTGGCGGTGTCCTCGTCGTTGCTTATGGTGACACTAAGGAGGGAGGCGAGAGTGTCGAGGCCGGAAACCGATTCCTTGGCAATCTCGTCATTGGCGTTGGTTCAGTTTTGTATGGTCTGTACGAGGTCTTGTACAAGCGCTATGCTTGCCCACCCGAGGGCTGTTCACCTGGTAGGGGTATGATCTTTGCCAACACCTTCGGTTCTTTGATTGGGCTCTTCACTCTCACGGTGCTCTGGCTTCCTCTCCCAATTCTTGACTGGCTCAACATTGAAAAGTTCGAGATCCCAGCGGCTTCTACGTGCTGGCTCATTCTACTCGCGGTGCTTTCCAATGCCACTTTCAGCGGTTCATTCCTCGTTCTTATCTCGCTGACTTCGCCCGTCCTGTCGTCGGTGGCTGCGCTGCtcaccatcttcattgtTGCCATTGTGGACTGGATGATTACCGGCGAGCCCTTGAGCTTTGCCGCCATTGTTGGAGGCGCCATGATCATAGTCGCATTCTTGGGCCTGACTTGGAGCACGTATCGAGAGATGAAGGAGCATGCAGCGATGGAGCCTGTCCCAGACTTTTCGGACAGCGACAAGGATGGCGACATCGATAGTGACGAAGATTAG
- a CDS encoding ribosomal protein S18 — protein MPPQLPTASTASTIARSVIRPFSTTAATAAPGRHPPSGGHANRLAGLNASNSKGGLGRGGRGDAAARLLERFKTRTNTYTMEKTAQMEFLKNQKMSNDFLKQMPRRWEAGDVYSPHDLSPVEMQKWRKKTVRNNDVIDALGISPLDMYKNFSLIEHFTSTSGMINHSNLTRLRPVNQRKVAKMVRRVQGMGIYPSVHAHPEMLRDQFFSRHK, from the exons ATGCCCCCTCAACTACCGACGGCCTCGACGGCCTCGACGATTGCGCGCAGCGTCATCCGTCCCTTTTCCACCACAGCAGCTACTGCAGCTCCCGGCCGACACCCCCCCTCCGGTGGACACGCCAACCGTCTTGCTGGTCTAAAtgccagcaacagcaaggGAGGACTTGGtcgaggaggtcgaggagaTGCTGCTGCCAGACTCTTGGAGCGATTCAAGACGCGGACAAACACGTACACTATGGAGAAGACTGCGCAGATGGAGTTTCTCAAGAACCAGAAGATGTCAAACGATTTCCTCAAGCAGATGCCCAGACGATGGGAGGCTGGTGACGTCTACTCGCCGCATGATCTGAGCCCTGTCGAGATGCAGaagtggaggaagaagactgTGCGGAACAATGATGTTATCGATGCTCTTGGAATCAGCCCTCTTGATATGTACAAG AACTTCTCTCTTATCGAGCACTTCACATCAACCTCTGGAATGATCAACCACTCCAATCTCACACGTCTTCGGCCCGTCAACCAGCGCAAGGTGGCCAAGATGGTTCGCCGAGTACAGGGCATGGGCATCTACCCCAGCGTACACGCCCACCCTGAGATGCTCCGAGATCAATTCTTCTCACGCCACAAGTAG